In Streptomyces sp. NBC_01408, one DNA window encodes the following:
- a CDS encoding valine--tRNA ligase, producing MTENTQTTSAPNSELPTQYAPAEVEGKLYERWVERGYFTADPASEKPAYTIVIPPPNVTGSLHLGHAFQHTLMDALTRRKRMQGFESLWLPGMDHAGIATQNKVEQQLAEEGKSRHDLGREEFVERVWQWKEEYGGKILGQMRRLGDGVDWSRERFTMDEGLSKAVQTIFKKLFDDGLIYRAERIINWCPRCLTAISDIEVEYQEDAGELVSIKYGEGEDTLVVATTRAETMLGDTAIAVHPDDERYKHLVGKLIKLPLTDRSIPVVADTHVDPEFGTGCVKVTPAHDPNDFAIGQRHGLPNMTIMDEHGVITVHGPFLGLDRYEARSAVVGALRQQGRIVAEKRPYMHSVGHCSRCSTTVEPRLSLQWWVKVETLAKAAGDAVRDGRVAIHPQEMEKRYFDWVDNLNDWCISRQLWWGHRIPVWYGPDGEVVCVGPDDEAPTGEGWVQDTDVLDTWFSSGLWPFSTLGWPEKTPDLAKFYSTDVLVTGHDIIFFWVARMMMFGLYAMDGEPPFKTIALTGLVRDERGKKMSKSFGNVVDPLDWMDKYGSDAVRFTLAKGANPGTDVPIGEDWVQASSKFANKIWNATRFALMNGATIEGDLPPAEQMSATDRWILSRLNKTVAQVDAYYDDFQFAKLSEALYHFAWDEVFDWYVELSKTTFFAGGEQAKVSGRVLGEVIDVMLRLLHPVVPFVTETLWTTLTGRESLVIAEWPKAVSVPGADAPGGFRDEAAEAEVGSVQAVVTEVRRFRKEQGLQDGQKVPARLDLAGTPLAAHEAAIRQLLRLQPEGEGFSATATLPVAGATVALDLSGTIDVAAERKRLSKDLVAAEKEKQQAEAKLGNEAFIAKAPDNVVDKIKGRLAKAEADIARIQAQLDALPAA from the coding sequence GTGACCGAGAACACGCAGACAACCAGTGCCCCCAACTCCGAACTGCCGACCCAGTACGCGCCGGCCGAGGTAGAGGGGAAGCTCTACGAGCGCTGGGTAGAGCGTGGGTACTTCACGGCCGACCCCGCGAGTGAGAAGCCCGCGTACACCATCGTCATTCCGCCGCCGAACGTCACCGGGTCCCTGCACCTGGGCCACGCCTTCCAGCACACGCTCATGGACGCCCTGACCCGCCGCAAGCGGATGCAGGGCTTCGAGTCGCTGTGGCTGCCCGGCATGGACCACGCCGGCATCGCCACCCAGAACAAGGTCGAGCAGCAGCTCGCCGAGGAGGGCAAGTCCCGCCACGACCTGGGCCGCGAGGAGTTCGTCGAGCGCGTCTGGCAGTGGAAGGAAGAGTACGGCGGCAAGATCCTCGGCCAGATGCGCCGCCTCGGAGACGGCGTCGACTGGTCGCGCGAGCGGTTCACCATGGACGAGGGGCTGTCCAAGGCCGTCCAGACGATCTTCAAGAAGCTCTTCGACGACGGGCTGATCTACCGCGCCGAGCGCATCATCAACTGGTGCCCCCGCTGCCTGACGGCCATCTCCGACATCGAGGTGGAGTACCAGGAGGACGCGGGCGAGCTCGTCTCCATCAAGTACGGGGAGGGCGAGGACACCCTCGTCGTCGCCACCACCCGCGCCGAGACGATGCTCGGTGACACGGCCATCGCCGTCCACCCGGACGACGAGCGCTACAAGCACCTGGTCGGCAAGCTCATCAAGTTGCCGCTCACCGACCGTTCCATCCCGGTCGTCGCGGACACGCACGTCGACCCCGAGTTCGGCACCGGCTGCGTCAAGGTGACCCCGGCGCACGACCCGAACGACTTCGCCATCGGGCAGCGCCACGGCCTGCCCAATATGACGATCATGGACGAGCACGGTGTCATCACCGTCCACGGCCCCTTCCTCGGCCTGGACCGCTACGAGGCGCGTTCCGCGGTCGTCGGCGCCCTGCGCCAGCAGGGCCGCATCGTCGCCGAGAAGCGCCCGTACATGCACTCCGTCGGGCACTGCTCGCGCTGCTCCACCACCGTCGAGCCCCGCCTGTCCCTCCAGTGGTGGGTCAAGGTCGAGACCCTCGCCAAGGCCGCCGGTGACGCGGTCCGCGACGGCCGGGTCGCGATCCACCCGCAGGAGATGGAGAAGCGCTACTTCGACTGGGTCGACAACCTCAACGACTGGTGCATCTCGCGCCAGCTGTGGTGGGGCCACCGCATCCCGGTCTGGTACGGCCCGGACGGCGAGGTCGTCTGCGTCGGCCCGGACGACGAGGCGCCGACGGGGGAGGGCTGGGTCCAGGACACGGACGTCCTCGACACCTGGTTCTCGTCCGGCCTGTGGCCGTTCTCCACCCTCGGCTGGCCGGAGAAGACCCCGGACCTGGCGAAGTTCTACTCCACCGACGTCCTGGTCACCGGCCACGACATCATCTTCTTCTGGGTCGCCCGGATGATGATGTTCGGCCTGTACGCCATGGACGGCGAGCCCCCCTTCAAGACGATCGCGCTGACCGGCCTGGTCCGCGACGAGCGCGGCAAGAAGATGTCGAAGTCCTTCGGCAACGTCGTCGACCCGCTGGACTGGATGGACAAGTACGGCTCCGACGCCGTCCGCTTCACCCTGGCCAAGGGCGCCAACCCCGGCACCGACGTCCCGATCGGCGAGGACTGGGTCCAGGCCTCCAGCAAGTTCGCCAACAAGATCTGGAACGCCACGCGCTTCGCGCTGATGAACGGCGCCACGATCGAGGGCGACCTGCCGCCGGCCGAGCAGATGTCGGCGACCGACCGCTGGATCCTGTCCCGGCTGAACAAGACCGTCGCGCAGGTGGACGCGTACTACGACGACTTCCAGTTCGCCAAGCTCAGCGAGGCGCTCTACCACTTCGCGTGGGACGAGGTCTTCGACTGGTACGTCGAGCTCTCGAAGACGACCTTCTTCGCGGGCGGCGAGCAGGCCAAGGTCTCCGGCCGGGTGCTGGGCGAGGTCATCGACGTCATGCTGCGGCTGCTGCACCCGGTGGTCCCGTTCGTCACCGAGACCCTGTGGACCACGCTGACCGGGCGCGAGTCCCTCGTGATCGCCGAATGGCCCAAGGCTGTGTCCGTTCCTGGGGCTGACGCCCCGGGCGGGTTCCGCGACGAGGCCGCCGAGGCCGAGGTCGGGAGCGTCCAGGCGGTCGTCACCGAGGTCCGCCGGTTCCGCAAGGAGCAGGGTCTCCAGGACGGCCAGAAGGTCCCGGCCCGCCTGGACCTGGCCGGTACGCCGCTGGCCGCGCACGAGGCCGCCATCCGGCAGCTGCTGCGCCTCCAGCCGGAGGGCGAGGGCTTCAGCGCCACCGCCACCCTGCCGGTGGCCGGCGCCACGGTCGCGCTCGACCTGTCGGGCACCATCGACGTGGCCGCCGAGCGCAAGCGCCTCTCCAAGGATCTCGTGGCCGCGGAGAAGGAGAAGCAGCAGGCCGAGGCGAAGCTCGGGAACGAGGCGTTCATCGCCAAGGCCCCCGACAACGTCGTGGACAAGATCAAGGGCCGTCTTGCCAAGGCCGAGGCGGACATCGCCCGGATCCAGGCCCAGCTGGATGCGCTGCCGGCCGCGTAG
- a CDS encoding rod shape-determining protein, with translation MPQASTNKTASSRDIGIDLGTANTLVYARGHGIVLNEPSVVAVKAGTTTALAVGAEAKETIGRTPGSITAIRPLKDGVICDYEAAEEMIRHFVRKAVPGRRPRTRMVICVPSGVTPVERRAIVHASTRAGAKSVHLIEEPMAAAIGAGLPVAEPRGSMVVDIGGGTSEVAVISLGGIVTSRSLRVGGDRLDAAITDYVRKEHALLIGERTAEDVKVAIGSAWPVPDRPELETRTHTVRGREKVGGMPKTLALSAQDVRAALDEPVEAVIAAVRATLEECPPELSGDVMEHGIMLTGGGALLPGLDLRMASATGIPVFVADNPLECVALGSGQCVEDLDTLNSLLTPAKA, from the coding sequence ATGCCGCAGGCCAGCACCAACAAGACAGCTTCCAGCCGCGACATAGGGATAGACCTGGGAACCGCCAACACCCTCGTCTACGCACGTGGCCACGGAATCGTCCTCAATGAGCCGTCCGTGGTCGCCGTCAAAGCGGGCACGACCACCGCGCTGGCCGTCGGCGCCGAGGCCAAGGAGACCATCGGCCGCACCCCCGGCTCCATCACCGCCATCCGCCCCCTGAAGGACGGCGTGATCTGCGACTACGAGGCCGCCGAGGAGATGATCCGGCACTTCGTGCGCAAGGCGGTCCCCGGCCGCCGGCCCCGCACCCGGATGGTGATCTGCGTGCCGTCGGGCGTCACCCCGGTCGAACGGCGGGCCATCGTCCACGCCTCCACCCGGGCCGGGGCCAAGTCCGTGCACCTGATCGAGGAGCCGATGGCGGCCGCGATCGGCGCCGGACTGCCGGTCGCCGAGCCGCGCGGCTCGATGGTCGTGGACATCGGCGGCGGCACCTCCGAGGTGGCCGTCATCTCGCTGGGCGGCATCGTCACCTCCCGCTCGCTGCGGGTCGGCGGGGACCGGCTGGACGCTGCGATCACGGACTACGTACGCAAGGAACACGCGCTGCTGATCGGAGAGCGCACCGCGGAGGACGTCAAGGTCGCCATCGGCTCCGCCTGGCCGGTACCGGACCGGCCGGAACTGGAGACCCGTACGCACACCGTGCGCGGCCGCGAGAAGGTCGGTGGCATGCCGAAAACGCTGGCCCTGAGCGCCCAGGACGTGCGCGCCGCGCTGGACGAGCCGGTCGAGGCGGTCATCGCCGCGGTCCGCGCCACCCTGGAGGAGTGCCCGCCGGAGCTGTCCGGCGACGTCATGGAGCACGGCATCATGCTGACCGGCGGCGGCGCGCTGCTCCCCGGCCTGGACCTGCGGATGGCCTCGGCGACCGGCATCCCGGTGTTCGTCGCGGACAACCCGCTGGAGTGCGTGGCCCTGGGCTCCGGCCAGTGCGTCGAGGACCTCGACACCCTGAACAGCCTCCTGACCCCCGCGAAGGCCTGA
- a CDS encoding sensor histidine kinase, protein MLVKPLASALHWATASGRRLSEGWAGSPRALDVLTALGCLGLMALDLPGLAAADNSLNGPAAAVVLALGCSTLLVRRRMPWISYLAALLFLGWLHELTLVQFALYSVGRYRGRRAGILATVGYVAFALVLFCVPGWSESRVETLSGFLSVIVPIGVLAAAVGIAAYRHDLVGELNARRAESAVLQAVQQERTSVARDVHDFVGRELTLLTVRSEVLSMRTRETAYAKDFEELADTARRAHLVLNEIIVQRGERDSTPGVDGLPALAEESGRAGSPVRLALDADAHGLSPLRQAAVYRVVQECLTNAAKHASGETVEVSIAADGPRLRITVSNALPARTPGRAPVSSGSGTASMSERVRSLGGTLTARRTEDSYEVVATLPLR, encoded by the coding sequence ATGCTCGTCAAGCCCCTCGCCTCGGCGCTCCACTGGGCCACGGCCTCCGGCCGCCGGCTCAGCGAGGGCTGGGCCGGCTCACCACGGGCGCTCGACGTGCTCACGGCTCTCGGCTGCCTCGGTCTCATGGCCCTCGACCTGCCCGGGCTGGCCGCCGCGGACAACTCGCTCAACGGCCCCGCCGCCGCGGTCGTGCTCGCCCTCGGGTGCAGCACCCTGCTGGTGCGGCGGCGCATGCCGTGGATCTCGTACCTCGCCGCGCTGCTCTTCCTCGGCTGGCTGCACGAGCTCACGCTGGTCCAGTTCGCGCTGTACTCCGTCGGCCGCTACCGCGGGCGCCGGGCCGGGATCCTGGCCACCGTCGGCTACGTCGCCTTCGCGCTGGTCCTGTTCTGCGTACCGGGCTGGTCCGAGTCCCGCGTCGAGACGCTCAGCGGGTTCCTCAGCGTCATCGTGCCCATCGGGGTGCTCGCCGCGGCCGTCGGCATCGCCGCGTACCGGCACGACCTGGTGGGCGAGCTCAACGCCCGGCGGGCGGAGTCCGCCGTGCTGCAAGCCGTCCAGCAGGAACGCACCTCGGTCGCCCGCGATGTCCACGACTTCGTCGGGCGGGAGCTGACCCTGCTGACGGTGCGCTCCGAGGTGCTGTCGATGCGTACGCGCGAGACGGCGTACGCGAAGGACTTCGAGGAGCTGGCCGACACCGCGCGGCGGGCACATCTGGTGCTCAACGAGATCATCGTGCAGCGCGGGGAGCGGGACTCCACCCCCGGGGTGGACGGGCTGCCGGCGCTCGCGGAGGAGAGCGGCCGGGCCGGTTCGCCGGTGCGGCTCGCCCTGGACGCGGACGCGCACGGGCTGTCGCCGCTGCGGCAGGCGGCCGTCTACCGGGTGGTTCAGGAGTGCCTGACCAACGCGGCCAAGCACGCGTCCGGGGAGACCGTCGAGGTGTCGATCGCGGCGGACGGGCCGCGGCTGCGGATCACCGTCAGCAACGCCCTGCCCGCCCGGACCCCGGGCCGCGCCCCCGTCTCGTCGGGCAGTGGCACGGCCAGCATGTCGGAGCGCGTCCGCAGCCTGGGCGGAACCCTGACGGCGCGGCGCACGGAGGACTCGTACGAGGTCGTCGCGACGCTGCCGCTTCGTTAG